The genomic DNA GAGTCCCCCGAGTTGTGGTGGATGTCGTTGCCGCGCACGGTGATGCCCCGCGCGGGGCCCACCACCAGCACCCCGTGCGAGTCCCCGTCCTCCCGGATGAAGTGGTGGATGCTGTTGTCGCGCAGGAGCACTCCCTGGGGGCCCTCCACGAGGACACCCGCGCCCGCGGTGCCGCTGCGCAGCTCGCTCCCGGAAAGGACGGAGCCGCTGGCGCCCTCCTCGAAGAGGACGGCGAACAGCGGAGCCCCGCCGACGTCGACGCGCAGATTCTCCAGCCGCCAGCGACCCTGGACCCGGATGACCGTCGTGCGGCTGTCGCCCGCCGGCACCAGCGTGGGCAGCGGAGAGCCCTCTCCTCGCAGGGTGATGGCGGCCACGCCCGGGCCCCGGTCATCGAGGAGGAACGACTCGGAGTACACACCCGAGCGCACCCGGATGAGGTCTCCCGGCTCCGCCAGCGCCACGGCCCGGCGGAGCGTGCGCAGTGGCGCCTCGCTCGTCCCCTCCGCGCTGTCCTTGCCCTGGGTGCTCACGTACCAGACGTGGCCCAGGGGCTCCGGCAGCAACGGTCCCTCCGGATTCACCTGGGGCTCGGCCTCCGAGAGCCGCGCCTCCTCCCAGGAGGGCTCCGGCGCACAGGCGGCGAGCAGGAGCAGACAGGTGAACATTCCGTATGGGAGTCCCCGCATCGCCCCGTGCCCTCTTTTCCACGGGCAGTGGCCCGCGGCGGCGCAAGCTCCGCACGGAGGACGAGGACGACAAGCCGCGCACGGGTGCCAACGTGCGGTGGTGCACAGCGGAGACGGAGCCGTCAGTGGGCCTGGGCCGGGGCACCCTCCTTCAAGGGCCCCTCGGACATTTCCACGGCCTTGGCGCGCTCCCGGGTGTGCTTCAACCCCTGCCCCACCCACTCATAGGCGCGCTGGAGAAAATCCGACAGGGTGGTGAGGGCGAAGATGGAGGCGACGAGCCGCGTCTCGCTCGGGCGCACCGCGTGCGCGGAGACGAGGGCCCCCGCCACCCAGGGCCCGAGGCAGAACGGGCAGGAGAGGAGATCGCCCACGGCCCGCCGCAGTGCCCCACCCCGGGAGGACTCGCTCACCTCGCCCGCGCGCTCCTTGCGCTGGAAGCGGACGAAGGGCGCGCGCACGAGCGTGGTGACGAAGTCCTTGGCCGTGATGCGGGTGATTTTATGGGTGGCCAGACCGAACAGGAGCACGTCCTCCAGGTCCATGCGGGGAAACGCGCGCCGCCCCCCACCCCCGCGCCAGGCGAAGTAGCCCGCGAGCGAGGCGCCGTACACCCCCATCAGAAGGAGATAGGAGCCGAGCGGCAGGTCCTCCCGGTTGTCGTACCCCGCGAAGAGCTTCGTCTCCGCCAGTGCCTTGGTCATGCGAAGAGGCTGTGCACCCCCCTCCCGCGAGCCCAGTGCGGCACCAGCCGCCAGGCGAGTCCCCGCCCGTTCGTCTGCTCCACCGACGGGAAAGAAGGCCCCGAGGTCCCCGCTTGACAGGCGAACGGCACCAGATGAAAACGCGAATCACTCGCAGAATCGACGCGAGCCCCCATGATGCGCTCCCCCAGTCCCCTGCCCCTCCCGAGGATCGAGTCGAGAAAGGCATGGCGATGCTGAGTCTCGCGGCGCTCGCCTTCGCCGTCTCGTCGGTGGCGAACCTCAGCCTTGGAGCGGAAGGCCGTTCGCGGTGGGTGGCGGCGCTCGCGGCGCTCGCGGCGGCGGGCTGTGGTGTGGCGGCCCATGGCGCCGTGCAGGGGCTCCTGGTGACGGGGGTGCTCGCCATGACGGCGGCGTCGGTGCTGGTCCTGGTGTTGGCGCCGCGGCCGGAGCGCGCGCGGCCGGTGGCGCTCGTGAGCGGGCTCGCGGGACTGCTCCCCGCGCTGCTGGCGGGAGTGCTCGGGTGGTGAGCCCCTCGGTGTTGGACAAGGCCGCGAACCACGGCGTCGCCCGCACGCTGGCCGCCGTGGTGGGCGCGCCGCTCGTGGCGTTCGCGGTGGGCGCGGCCGTGGTGGCCTTCTCTCCCGAGGCCGGCGGCCTGTCCTTCGCCCTGGGCTTCCACGTGATGGTGCCGTTGTGGGTGGCGCTCGCGTGCGTGTTGCCCCTGCTCAAGAATGGCAAGGTGGCCTGGGGCGTGTGCCTCGCGATCCTCCTGCCCATCACCGCCGCGCTGGCCCTGAGGAGCGCCGGGTGAAGTTCACCCCTCGGACCTTTCGCATCCAGTGGGATTTGCACGCCTGGGCCGGAGTCCTCGCGAGCCTGTTCCTGTTCGTCATCTTCTTCTGCGGCGTCTTCTCGCTGTTCCGGGAGGAGATCGAGCTCTGGCAGGACCCCGCCTTCCACACCGCGCCGCCCGGACAGGCCCCTCCCTCCTTCGATGCGTTGCTGATGCAGGCGATGGCCCAGGGCACCTTGCCCTCGCGCGGCGCGCACGTGGGCCTCCTCACGCACGAGGAGACCCGGCTCGTCACGGCCTACCTCTTCGAGCCCACCGAGGTAAGGGAAGTCTGGCTGGACCCCTCCACCGGCACGTCACTGACCGCGCGCAGCCGGCTCGCGAGCGAGCTGTACTGGATGCACTTCTTCTACCGCGTGCCCTGGGGCATGGAGCTGTCGGGCCTGCTCGCGGTCGCGATGCTCGCCACGCTCGTCAGCGGGCTGGTCATCCACCTCAAGGATCTCCGCCGGCAGTGGTGGTCGTTCCGCCCCGCGCTGAAGCTGCGCTTCTCCTCCTCGGATGCACACAAGGTGCTCGGGGTGTTCGGGCTGCCCTTCACCGCGATGATGGGCTGGACGGGAGCCATCCTCTGCCTCTCCGGCCTGTTGGCCCAGGGGCTCACGTCCACGGTGTACAAGGGCGACGCGAACCGCGTGGCCGCGCTGAGAGGCTATGCCCAGCCCGTGCGCGAGGAGACGAAGCGCGACGCCGTGATGCGGCCCCTGGACGAGCTCGTCGCGCGCGCGCGTGCCGCCGTCCCCGGAGCCACGGGAACCCCCCGCTACGTCGACGTCCAACTCCAGGGGGACGCGAACGCCTGGGTGGGCGTCTACTTCCAGATGGAACCGCTCGGCGCCGACCACTTCGCCATGATGGACGCGGTGAGCGGCGAGCCCTTCGCCACCAGCACCCACTACCGCACGCCCCTCTTCTCCTTCGAGCGCGTGCTCTTCGATCTGCACTACGCCCACTACGGCGGGCTGCTGCTCAAGCTGCTCTACGCCATCCTCGCGCTCGCCATGTGCGTTGTCATCATCACGGGCAACCTCATCTGGCTCGAACGCCGGGACGCGGCCCGCGCACGGTGGGGCAACCGGCTGCTGGAGCGGTTGACCGTGGGCGTCTCCGCGGGACTCGCGCTCGGCTGTGGCGTCTATTTCGCCAGCAACCGCGCGTTGCCGTGGACCCATCCCCACCGGGGGGATTGGGAGTTCGGACTGTTCCTCGGCGCCTGGGCGCTCGCGGCCGCCGTGGCGCTCGTGCCGCGGCTCTCGCCCCGGCGGGCGGGCGCGTGGCTCTGCGCGGGGGCGTCGCTACTCTTCGGCGGAGTCATCGCCTCGGACATCGTGTTCCAGGACGCGAACCTGTTCACGGCCCTCACGCGGGGGCTGCCGCCCGTCTTCATCTCGCAGGTGCTGCTGTGCGTGTTCGCCCTGGGCTGCGGCGGCGTGGCCTGGAGCCTGGGGCGGAGCCGTCCACCGGAAAAGGGCTGAAACCCCATCCCGGCGGACGGATGCGCTTCACTCAGAAGGAATAGCCCACGTTGAGCATGGCCTTGCGGCGGTCCCCGTAGAAGCAGGCCGTCGTGGAGCTGCATCCCGACACATACGTGGTGTCCAGCAGGTTCGAGGCGTTGATGGCCGCCCGCCAGCTGGCGCGCTCGTAGTGGATGCCGGCGTCCACGAGCGTGAAGCCCGGCACTTCCTTCTCGTTGGTGCGGTCGGCGAACGACGCGCCGACATGACGCACGCCCGCCCCGGCCCCGAAGCCCTTGAGCGCGCCTTCCGGCAAGGTGTAGTCGAGCCAGAGCGACGCCATGAGCGAGGGCACGCCCACGGGCACCTTGCCCTGCTCGAAGTCCGCGCCATCGGTGATGGCCAGCCGGTAGAACGAAGCGGAACCGATCAGATCCAGCCCTCGCGCAAGGCTCGCGTTCGCCTCGAGCTCGATGCCCCGGGAGCGCACTTCACCGATCTGCAGGGTGTTGAAGAGGCCATCCGTCGTCAGGAAGTTCCGCCGCCGCAGCTCGAACACGGACAGGCCCACGGACGTGCGGGTTCCGACGGGCTGGAACTTGAGGCCCGCCTCGTACTGCTCGCCGCGCTCGGGCTCGAAGAGCTCACCCGTCACCGTGGTGCCGGCGACCGGGTTGAAGGAGCGGGAATAGCTGACGTACGGAGAGACGCCGCTGTCGAAGGCGTAGAGCAGGCCCGCGCGTCCACTGAACGCCGACTGCCATCCCTCGTAGCTCGAGGCGGGAAGCAGCGTGTTGTCCAACTTCAGCGCCACCCAGTCGTGACGGCCGCTGAGGATCAGGTGCAGGCGCTCGACGAACTGGATCTGATCCTGGAGGTAGACGCCGAGCTGATTCTGCCGGGACGTGTTGAGCGTGTAGCGCGTGTCGGTGGGCGCGAAGTCACCCCGGACGGGGTCGAGCAGGCTGATGGACTCGGCGGCCTCGTACCCCTGCTCGTCCGCGAGCCGGAAGTGCTTGTAGTCGAACCCGAACAGCACGGTGTGGCGCACCGGGCCGGTGGAGAAACGCGCCTCGGCCTGGTTGTCGAGGGTGAAGAGGTTCGCCGTCGGGGTGGTCACGAAGTTGCCGCGAGCGAGCCGCGCGTCCGCGGGCGGGCCGTCATAGCCCACGCCGTAGAGCGTCTTGAAGTCGATGCCAAGCCGGCCGTAGCGCAGGTTCTGCCGCACCGTCCAGGCGTCGGAGAAGCGGTGCTCGAACTCATAGCCGAGCAGCGCCTGATTCCGCTTGAAGCGATCCAGGCTGGTGTCGCTCGTGTAGAAGTCCGTGGAGATGCGCCCATAGGGAGCGTCCACGACGGTGCCCTCGTAGGGGAGGAAGCCCTGTCCGCGCGTCCGATCGAGCAGATAGCTGCCGTGCACGGTGAGCGTCGTGCGCTCGGTGGGCGCCCACGTCACGCTCGGCGCGAGGAAGAGGCGGTCGTTGTCGATGTCGCGCACCTGGGTGCCACCGCCCCGGGCCAGCGCCGTCACGCGGTAGAACCAGTGCCCACCGCCCCCGATGGGCCCGCCCAGGTCCACGGCGCCGTAGGCGTTGGCGAACTCGTTGACGCCCACCTCCACGTGCCGCAGTGCCTCCGCGGGGGGCGTCTTGCTCACCAGGTTGAGCAAACCACCCGGGTTGGTGCCGCCGAAGAGCACGGAGGAAGGCCCGCGCACCGCCTCGATCCGCTCCATCCCGAAGGGCTCGATGCGCCAGGTGGCGAAGGAGCTCGACGGGAGCTGCAACCCGTCCAGGTAGTAGCCCGCCTCCTGCGAGGAGAAGCCGCGGACCAGGAACCAGTCGTTGCGCGAATCCGCACCGAACGTCTCGGAGCGCACGCCGGGCGTGTAGCGCGTGGCCTCGACGATGGACTGCACCTGCTGGGCATCCATCTGCTCACGCCCCACCACGGAGATCGATTGCGGCGTCTCGAGGAGCGCGGCATCCGTCTTGGTGCCGCTCGCGCTGCGCTTGGCCGCGTAGCCATCCACGGGGCCGGTGGCGCTCTCGCGCTCGGCCTCCACCTGCACGGTGTCCAGCGTAACGGTGGTGGGGCCCTGCTCCTGAGCAGCGGCCACGGTCGCGAGCGCGAGGAACGGCACCCCCGCGAGGTTTCGACGGTGAAGGGACATGACCTTCCTGTACGAGTTGAAAATGATTATCAGTCGCGGTTTCAAGTCGACTGGCCTCGCGGCGTAGCATGGCCTCTTCGAGGCAGGCAAGGGGGAGGAGGACACGGGCGGAGCGCACTCGGGTGTAAGGTGCGAGCGCTGCGTGGTGCTCCAAGGGCAGCACGCGGCAGCTGTCGTGGTGACTTCCTCCCGACAAGGACCCAACCGCATGCGCACCGTGAAGCTGGCAGTCTCCCTGACCCTCCCCCTCCTGACCCAGGCCTGTGGCGGACCCCCGCCCGAGTCCTCCTCCGCGCTGGCCACGCGCGCCGCCGCGCTGACGACCGCCACCTCGCGGGGGTGCACCTTCTCCCTGTCCCATGAACTCCGGATGATGCCCCGGCCCACCTACTACCCCCTCATCACGCGGCAAGCCTCGGCCTCGTGCCCCTGGCCGGGTGCGAGCCTGGAGCTCGGGGAGACCCACGATCCGCCCAAGCTGTCGATCGCGGCGAACGACCTGGGCGTCGCCGTCAGCTACACGGACAGGTACTCGCCGAGTGGCAGCGCGGGCGTCCACCTGAGGGTCCTCCACGTGGCGCCGGACACGTTGACGGTGGTGCGCGGGACCGAACTGATCTCGGTCGAGAACTACCGCGCCTCGACCATCTACAGCGGGGAGTTGTCCCTGCGCACGGACGCCACGGGAACGGCGCTCCGGGTCCAGGGTGAGAAGTCGGGCAGCTTCTCCTACCCGGGCGGCGCCGACGACGGACGGTATTACACCGCGACGTACCCCCACTTCTTCACCAGCACGGAGGCCGCCACCATCGTCTCCTCGGACACCGCCCCCGAGGAGCACTGGGCCGACACGGGCTCGCTGACCCGTGCGCGCGCGGGCCACACCGCCACCCTGCTCAACGCCACGGGCGACGTGCTGCTGGTGAGCGGCGACAGCGCGGAAATCCACAACCCCTACACCCACGTGACCCGGAGCGCGGGCACGCCCATCATCCAGCATGCGCAGCACACCGCGACGGCGCTCGCCTCGGGCCAGGTGCTCGTGGCGGGAGGCGCGTCGGGCACGATGAAGCGCTCCAGCTCGGAGCTGTATGACCCGGCCACGGACGCCTGGTCCTACGCGGCCGAGATGCACACGCCGCGCGCCCTGCACACGGCGACCCTGCTCGACTCGGGCCAGGTGCTGGTGGTGGGCGGCGAGTCCACCCAGACGGAGACGGACTCGGCCGAGCTGTATGACCCGGACACGAACACGTGGAACAACGTGGCGCCCCTCCCCTCGCCCCGGAGCCGGCACACGGCGACGCTGCTCTACTCGGGCAAGGTGCTGGTGACGGGCGGCCAGTCCCCTTCGTCCAGCGCGCTCCAGGACGCGCGGCTCTACGATCCCGCCACGAACGCGTGGACCCCCGCGGGCACCCTGTCGCTGGGACGCGCGGGCCACCTCGCCGTCCAGCTCTACTCGGGCAAGGTGTTCATCCTGGGCGGAGGCCTCGATCAGGTGGACGTCTACGATCCCTACAGCCTCACGCCCTGGACCCAGGGCCCGGAACTCGCCCAGGGAGGCTCGGCCACCAGCGCCACGCATCTCTACTCGGGCGAGGTCCTGGTCACGCACGCCACCGGCCAGGCGTCCCTGTATGACCCGTCGACGGACGCGTGGAGGTCGGCGGGGAACCTGTCGGCGCCGCGCCTGGGACACACGGCGACCCTGCTCCACACGGGACAGGTGCTCGTGACAGGCGGAGCGACCGCCGGCGTGCCGTCCACGACCGTGCAGACCTACACGCACTGAGCGGTTCACACGAAACCGATGGGGGCCGGGGCCCATCCCGCCCCCGTGGTGATTGGCCGCGCCGGCTGGGACATCTGCTAGGGTGGACTCCGGAGGTATCCCACTCTGGCACGACTCCTACAGTGGTTTTCGCTGGCCCTGGCCCTCGTGGGGAGCGCTGCGCCCGCGCGGCAACCCCCGTCTCCTGCCCGCGAGCAGCAACAGCGGCAAGTCATCGTCCCCAGCGGCTCGGGTGAGCCCGTGCCAGAGGTGAGGGTGGCGGCCGGTGTGTCCACCTACCTGCGCTTCAACGCGCCCATCGACAGGGCCTCGTTGGAGGTGGAGGGGCGGGCAGCGCGCTTCAAGCTGGTGGACTCGGGCGAGTACACCCTCACCCTTGAAGTGGCTGTCGAGCCGGGCCCCGGGGAGAAGCTGGGCGTGCGGGTGCGCTACAAAGACGGTGGCGCCCCGGCGTACGCCGCCCTCGTCCTCGTCTCCCACCCCACGCTGGTGGACAAGGAGGTGGAGGTGGTGCGCCGCCCGCGCACCGTCGAGGCACTGGAGGCCAGGCTGTCCCACGTGGAAGCCGAGCTCGTCTCACTGAAGGCCCAGCGCGCGCGGAGCGGGCTTCCCAGCATTGCCTTCGCCGGAATGTTCGACTCGATGGGTGTCCGCGCCACGCTCTTCTTCGGGAGGCCGGCTCCCGGCAACAAGGGCGGCCTCGAGCTGGGGATTGGCACCGGATACCGGGCCACTCGCTGGGCCATGGTGGTGGTCCAGGTGCGCAACCTCCCGGGACAGTCCGCCTGGGCGCCCGGCGCGGCGCGGCTCACCAGCGTGAAGGGGACGCCGGTGAAGGTGCTCTCGGTGCACATGGAGAAACCCCAGCTCCAGCCGGGGGAGTTCGCTCTCGTGGCCGTCATGGTGGAGCCCCCCGCCTCCAACGAGGTCCGCTTCCAGCTGGAGTTGATGGATACCGAGGGCGGGCGGCTCCTACCCATCACCGAGGTTCAACTCTAGGAAGGCCGGCCATGACGGACGCTCTACACCCCGACCACCTTCAACCCGGCCACGCGGTGGGGCCCTGGCTCATCGTCGAGGTGCTGGGCCGTGGCGGCTCCTCTCGAGTTTTCAAGGTGGAGCGCGACGGCCAGCCCTACTCCCTGAAAATGGCGCTGCTGCCCCTCACCCAATCCACGGAGGAGCTCACGGAGGAGCAGCACGTGGAGGAGACGAGTGCCTACCGGCGCCTGGCGCGCGAGGCAGCGGCGCTCTTCACCTACGCCTCCCACCCCAACCTGCTGCGAGTGTACGCAGTGGACGTCTGGCCCCACCCCACCAAGGGCTACCCACTCCTCGTCACCGACTTCATCGACGGGGACAACTGGCACGAGTGGCGTTGGCGCAAGCCCCCTCATGCCATCCTGCTGGTGGACACCTTCTCCGGCGTGGTGTGCACCGTGGGCATGCTGCACGCACGCGGCGTGTACCATCGGGACTTGAAGGCGGAGAACATCCTCATCCGCAGGAAGGACGGTCGACCGTTCGTCATCGATTTTGGCACCGTACGCCTGCCGGGAGCGCTCACGAAGACGCTGGGCCTGCCCGAGGGGGTCCTGCACCTGGTGCCCCCCGAGCTCCTGGCCTACACGCGCACCGAGGCGTGGAAGCGGGGCGAGCCCTTCCAAGGCGGCGTGGCCGCGGACCTGTACGCACTGGGGGTTCTGCTCTACCAGGGTCTCACGGATCGGCACCCCTTCGACCCGGAGCTGCCGGACAAGGAGCTGCTGGCCGCCATCGCCGCCGTCCCTCCCACCGCTCCTCACCTGATCAACCCCCTGGTGCCGCGCTCGCTCAGCGACATCGCCATGAAGCTGCTGGAGAAGCAGCCCGAGGACCGCTACCCCAACACCCAGGCCCTGCTCGAAGCACTGGAGCAGACCATCGAGAAGCAGAGGAAATCCCCCGCCTGGAAGGTGCCCCTCTCCGCACCGGAGGGCCCGGCGGAGGCGCCGCCCAAACAGACGGAACAGGAGCAGGTGGCTCCGCCCCAGCAAGCGGCACCCGCGGGTGAAGCAGCTCCGCCACCAGAGGATACAAGGCCGCCGGAGGACGCTCGTGAGGAGGCTCCCGCCAAGAAGCGCTGGACGTGGCGCGTGGGGCGCCTCGCCATGGTGGGCCTGATCCTCCTTGTCGGCCTGTTCCTTGCCTCATGGCTGGTGCGATCCACACTCGCGCGGACCCACATGTCGGAGCAGCCCATCGCATCCGGCCCCCCCGAGAAAGGAAGTGCGCCCGTGTCCCCCCTCACTACGCCCCAGGGCTCGACTCCCTCCAGCCGCTCACGCTTCGGAGCCCTCACCGTGTGGCTGTGCACCGCTACGGGGCTGGGCTGTCCCGCCGCCCAGGTGAGGCCGGAGCCAGAGGACTGCCCCGCCGAGGCCCAGCACGCCATGTTCGAGGTGCTGAAACTCAACCAGGGCATGCGTCTCCAGGCCATCGTCGACATCAACCAGCTTGGCGGCCCTTATGATGAGGGCATCTACCGCGACGGTCCCATCGTCGGCCGCGTGGTGCAGCGTGAGGGGACTGCGCCGCAACTGCCCGGCGGCACCCTACTGTACGGGAGGCTCTGGACGGGCATTAGGACTCAGGACCTGGATGGAGTGGAACTCGTGTTGGGGCGCTACACCGAGGCACTGCTGCCGGACGGCCGCAAGCTGCCGGTGTGCATGGCCCTGGGCGGGCCGGATGGGCGCGCGCGCAAGGAGCCCGGCTCCGAGCCCGGGGCCGTTCGACTGAGGCGAGAACTCCCGGTAGGCGCGGTCTCGCGCTGGCCGTGAGAACCGCGGGGGGCGAGTCGCATGCGACGGAGCAGCAGTCTACGAGAGCACTGGACGGAGTAGGCCCTTCGCGTCCAACGCCTCCTGGACCCTGCGACCGAGCGCCAGGTGCTCTGGGTTGGAGGCGCTCAGACGCTCCGGTGCGAGGACCATGACCGACCCCTTGTCCTCTACTTGCTCCGCTCGGACGGGCGGAGGCAGCGGAGGCACATCCCCGCGCGCACGCGCTACGTAGGTGAGCCAACCCGCGAAGCCCCGCGGGTCTCTCTCGGGCCGTAGGGCCCACCGTAACTCGTCGCTGGCCACGACGCCAAAGACAGGATCCCACGCGAGCACCATGGCCTTCAGGACGTTCACGAGTACGGGCGTTGTCATCACGCGTGCCCCCTCTGGCTCGATTTCGGGCCATGGGAGGGGGTCGGTTTTAGTGACGTAAGGGGGTCAAAAATTCCTGTCGCCTGACAACTGTGCGCGCAGTGGACACGGTCCGCAGGCTTCGGGGTCGAATTCCACTACCTGCCCAGGCTCAAACGGCTCCACCTGTCCAGCCGGGCAGGTAATCGTCCCCTAGCGAATGTTGATGTCGAAGTCTTTCTTCCCGAAGAATCCAGGCTTGGCGTTGTTTCCCTTCCAGGGCTTGCACACCACCTCCCCGCCGCTTTCCACCACCTGCTCCACGAGACTGCTGTGGAGGTAGGCCCGGTCTATTTGCAGCACGTCGGGCTCCACGCCCAGTCGAGCCATGTCTTTCTGCAGTTGGGGCGCCGCCTCCTCCTCGGGCCGGTTCGCGGGCGTCACCGCACAAGCCAGCACCAGTTCCGTGTCCAGATGCGTGCTCAGGTGCTGCTTGTATCCACTGAATCGCTTGCTCTTGCTCTTGCGTCCATGGCGCATCTCGGCGTCTTCAATCGACACACGTCTGTCCTCGGCCACACCCTGCCGGATTCGCACTTCTCCCTCGGCCGTTGATTCCAAGTCCTGCTGCTTTACCTGGACAAGCGCTTGGATGTAGTGACTCAGCGGTGTCAATTCAGTCTCGGGCCGCCTCTTCTGCACCCATGCGCGCAGGCCGTCGAGTTGCTCGCACAGACGGTTGAGCGCCTCGTTCTTTGCTCCGCGTCATTCCAGTCGATATCCAGCGCAGCCTTGGTGCTGCTGGCCTCCAGCAGCGGCGCACCTGCTTGCTGGCAGACTTCCTCGAAGCACATCCCCAACTCGGCCGCGATGCACTCCGCTATCTTCCGCCCGGCGTGGCCGAGCAGGTTGATAAAGGGCGACTATCCACCGCCACCCGCACGCTCTTGGGCAACTTCTTCCAGTCAAAGGCCCGCGTTTGTCTGGCCAACTCCACCGTACGCTCCAGCACACGTCGGTCCATGTCATGGCGGATGAGCCGCTCGCGAAATTGCTGGAGTCCACCTTGTGAAAAGGCAGGGGTGTCGCCTGGCTGCGCCAGCGTGGCGAGCACCATCCGCCAACAACTGTCTGTCGCCGAGAGACGTACCGCCTCCGCATCCGACACCTGGAGGTAGCCTTGCAGCAGCACGGCCATGCACAGCAGGGCGGGCGGCTGAGGCTCCGCCCCCTGTCCGCTGTCGCGATACATCGCCTCGAGCTCCTCCTGGAATTTCTCGTCGAAAATCTCGTGGCGATGCTCTCGCAGGAACACGAACAATTTGCGACTCTTGCCCACCAACCGCAGCAGTCGCGTCTCCCGCTCGCTGCACTTCACTTCGGGGGTCCAGCGCTCCATGGCGTTCCTCCTCCACCTCAGCGGAACGCAGAGCACAGCATCCACTCCCTTGTCGATCCGTCCACACAACTGGATCATCCACCCAACTGGACTCCATCGGGCTTTTCAGCCTGATCGGTGCTCTAGGCGTGCCGCCTCAAACCTTTCGCCTGGAAGCGGGCGGCACCATCAACCGGAACAGTCCCTGCTCTTTGAGCGCCCTCTGCGTTCGCCAAGCGAGCGCCACGTGCTCCGGATTGCTGGGGATAAGTCGCTCCGGCGTGAGTATCACGAGCGTTCCCTTGTCACCCACGGACTCAACACGCACCGGCGCAGGGAGGACAGGCACCTCGCCCCGGTCCCGCGAGAAGTACGTCATCCAGCCAACGAAGCATCCGAGCTGACTGCCGCCGGAAAGCTCGTCCCACAGCCCGTCAGCCGTCGCAACCGCCCATTCCGGCTCCCACGCCACAGCCACGGCGCGCATGGCACCAGAGACGACAGGCCCAGTGACTACGCGCTCTTGACCCAGGGCCTCCTTAGGGAGGACGAGCCACAGGAAGTTCGGCGCAAACTCCGCCTTCGACCCACAACCGAGCATGACCGATCCGCCCCGGCCCTGTTCCACATGCCCCGTCCAGGCGTCGAACTCAAAACCGTCATCCAGAATCTGGTACTTCTCGCGGCCGAAGAAACTGATGAAGGTGTCGCGGGTGGGCTCAAAGCCTAGTTGCAGCGCCTTTCGAGCGGAGTTGCTTTTCTCGTACCACCGCGCGAAGTCCGGATGGCACTCCCCAAGGAGGCGGAAGAACGTCTCCGCCCGCCGTGCGCACTCATCGGCCGACTCTGGACGGTGCCCCCAATACGCTTTGATCTCGTAGCGTTCGCTCATGCTCGGCGGCCTCACTTCACCGGTTGAGTGTAAACCACCGCTATGGACTGAAGGCCCCGCTCATCAAAATACTTCCGAAGCACGGCCACCATCCGAGGCTCGGCGACGTGCCAGCGGATTGGCAGCCCGCCTGCCATCTGGAACTGACGTCGCGCTTGCTTGAGCAGGTCCCCCAAGCCCTCGTAAAAGTCGAGCTTAGGCTTGAGGTTCTTGTCGAACCACTGCTCGTACCCGCGCGCCTTGCCCTCGAGAAGCACGCCCCCCTTCGGATCGAAGCCGTCGTACTCGACGCACGTCCCATTCCGGCACACCTTGTAGCACCAGCCTTTCGGGGCGCCCGTCACCTGGGCTTGGAAGGCCCGGGCCTGCTCCGACATACTCGAAGTGTCCTCCACCCACTGACCGGGCCCTCCAACCGGAGGCCACCCGCCACCGCCTCCCGCGCCATGGGCGCCCGTGTTGGCCATGTGCAGCACGTAGGTCGCGCTCAGCGCCGGCGCGGCTGCGGTGGCAACACTCCCCACGGGCACGGCCACCAAGCGCACCGCCAGAAGTCCCTCACCCGAAAGCGACAGCAGGGGCACTGTGAGGCTCCCCAGCTTGCCGCCCCAGGCCGCCACCTTCGCCGTGCCCGCACCGGCCGTGCCGACCGTCAGCACCGCGCCCGTGGCAAGCCGCGACACGGTGCGCACTTTCTCCGCATAGGGCTTGTGCCGAAACTCGT from Melittangium boletus DSM 14713 includes the following:
- a CDS encoding DUF2381 family protein; the encoded protein is MGSAAPARQPPSPAREQQQRQVIVPSGSGEPVPEVRVAAGVSTYLRFNAPIDRASLEVEGRAARFKLVDSGEYTLTLEVAVEPGPGEKLGVRVRYKDGGAPAYAALVLVSHPTLVDKEVEVVRRPRTVEALEARLSHVEAELVSLKAQRARSGLPSIAFAGMFDSMGVRATLFFGRPAPGNKGGLELGIGTGYRATRWAMVVVQVRNLPGQSAWAPGAARLTSVKGTPVKVLSVHMEKPQLQPGEFALVAVMVEPPASNEVRFQLELMDTEGGRLLPITEVQL
- a CDS encoding serine/threonine protein kinase, with translation MTDALHPDHLQPGHAVGPWLIVEVLGRGGSSRVFKVERDGQPYSLKMALLPLTQSTEELTEEQHVEETSAYRRLAREAAALFTYASHPNLLRVYAVDVWPHPTKGYPLLVTDFIDGDNWHEWRWRKPPHAILLVDTFSGVVCTVGMLHARGVYHRDLKAENILIRRKDGRPFVIDFGTVRLPGALTKTLGLPEGVLHLVPPELLAYTRTEAWKRGEPFQGGVAADLYALGVLLYQGLTDRHPFDPELPDKELLAAIAAVPPTAPHLINPLVPRSLSDIAMKLLEKQPEDRYPNTQALLEALEQTIEKQRKSPAWKVPLSAPEGPAEAPPKQTEQEQVAPPQQAAPAGEAAPPPEDTRPPEDAREEAPAKKRWTWRVGRLAMVGLILLVGLFLASWLVRSTLARTHMSEQPIASGPPEKGSAPVSPLTTPQGSTPSSRSRFGALTVWLCTATGLGCPAAQVRPEPEDCPAEAQHAMFEVLKLNQGMRLQAIVDINQLGGPYDEGIYRDGPIVGRVVQREGTAPQLPGGTLLYGRLWTGIRTQDLDGVELVLGRYTEALLPDGRKLPVCMALGGPDGRARKEPGSEPGAVRLRRELPVGAVSRWP
- a CDS encoding Imm52 family immunity protein, with protein sequence MTTPVLVNVLKAMVLAWDPVFGVVASDELRWALRPERDPRGFAGWLTYVARARGDVPPLPPPVRAEQVEDKGSVMVLAPERLSASNPEHLALGRRVQEALDAKGLLRPVLS
- a CDS encoding Imm52 family immunity protein, translating into MSERYEIKAYWGHRPESADECARRAETFFRLLGECHPDFARWYEKSNSARKALQLGFEPTRDTFISFFGREKYQILDDGFEFDAWTGHVEQGRGGSVMLGCGSKAEFAPNFLWLVLPKEALGQERVVTGPVVSGAMRAVAVAWEPEWAVATADGLWDELSGGSQLGCFVGWMTYFSRDRGEVPVLPAPVRVESVGDKGTLVILTPERLIPSNPEHVALAWRTQRALKEQGLFRLMVPPASRRKV